Proteins from a genomic interval of Schistosoma mansoni strain Puerto Rico chromosome 2, complete genome:
- a CDS encoding putative ubiquitin-protein ligase BRE1 produces the protein MPISINILHKGSAVLNLSNIEKNGKAFDPTILSEQDRTDECELPIVETQPLQILIETTGSWDINANSPETSTSSHGSSAKRFGFRANENFVCRVVIKTEYYVVYLNDMMLSNSEHLVPVGSINGFAIDGDSDISTILFGDLNAIEKYNSKHIAQHIQSNNPKIIECRLTSDDLLATVLLNDSEEHSKTYDDFSDNHIENNNITDIEHNTNQDDISNGEFTVTENYLDRERTLEGTCTQNLKTGNTGFLCNTSNLLHPNSEFTNQCHDNNTNNFLSNSSKLIRASSYQLVFDVDSDSNEEIDRNDEVHETSIKTINLSLFNQTRAKSIQNLFHFHHNYYDNFDHINKFIHESHQLISEDEGSNIDRLKDTINVSMHNLICENKLLESKEFNEVSDSNQLSGKFSTSQLLELVREEFELDQNNEDNIENIQTNKSKLKQENSAVKNTNGVSCHMDSLSNVVKSINNLTEDGSELTESTMLNSEKINVLSNRTSETMNSLDNQDHEGNIMLKECESKIPVFRNSLSNKHTPNLITNGSQEIKFKPLRSARKGSFHPRDTDSNPDDCSVLSCSDKQGLIHSRIPQPLCSISHSNSNNNTDHSHKQLNENDSQQLPIYESSIKSNSHKYPSSKQSINGMSKTEIRNDSIAKVNTNKSVINRNPLKSSRSVNNRKSYPLLSNDMKSLSNPVKNGTNSLFSNSVAKPLLRSNGLKSKRQKLIETNNKSPNINTNSRQQESLINGNLAKSNSTTKFKSTNDISLNSISTDGKQKDYLNVFNQSISQQCKLINQVNSTTTKFKERDQSVLSNGLHNNNNPCVPCLNNKEPINCTQPLCENKHILNNVSNNSITTNNNNKMDISKDCIKQEKELHNEYLTLNDQSNANHNHDSRNDVKKHLNGNMMTTKSKLTGINEINNSNNLQSIQNNYTDNTGVHIHDEMTLNVKENNDNYLTASTLSCTQSMINPVTNTPGMSKTPTILTESTTNGGLCCEKNRNSKKFIQSPKKWLTPQTSLQRENKQTI, from the exons ATGCCAATATCTATCAATATATTACATAAAGGTTCAGCAGTTTTGAACTTAtctaatattgaaaaaaatggtAAAG CTTTTGATCCGACTATACTCAGTGAACAAGATAGAACTGATGAATGTGAACTGCCAATTGTTGAAACACAACCATTGCAAATATTAATAGAAACAACCGGTAGCTGGGATATTAATGCTAATTCACCAGAGACTAGTACATCATCACATGGTAGTTCAGCGAAACGATTTGGTTTTCGTGCTAATGAAAATTTTGTGTGCAGAGTTGTCattaaaactgaatattatGTT gTTTATTTAAACGATATGATGTTGTCGAACTCTGAACACTTAGTTCCTGTAGGCTCTATTAATGGTTTTGCAATCGATGGTGACTCTGACATTTCAACTATACTATTTGGTGACTTAAATGCCATTGAAAAATATAATTCTAAACATATTGCACAAcatattcaatcaaacaatccaAAAATTATTGAATGTCGACTAACATCTGATGATTTATTAGCTACTGTTTTATTAAATGATAGTGAAGAACATTCAAAAACTTATGATGACTTCAGTGATAACCATATTGAGAATAATAATATCACTGATATTGAACATAACACCAACCAAGATGATATTTCCAATGGGGAATTTACAGTTACAGAAAATTACTTAGATAGAGAAAGAACATTGGAAGGTACATGTACACAGAATTTAAAAACAGGAAATACCGGTtttttgtgcaatacatcaaatTTACTTCACCCTAACAGTGAATTCACAAATCAATGTCATGACAATAATACAAACAATTTT TTAAGCAATTCTAGCAAATTAATTAGAGCTTCATCATATCAATTAGTATTTGATGTAGATAGTGATTCAAATGAAGAAATAGACCGGAATGATGAAGTACATGAAACATCAATAAAAACTATTAATCTGTCTTTATTCAATCAGACAAGAGCTAAAAGTATTCAAAATctatttcattttcatcataattattatgataattttgatcatataaataaatttattcatgaaTCACATCAGTTAATATCCGAAGATGAAGGCAGTAACATTGATCGTTTAAAAGATACAATAAATGTCTCAATGCATAATTTAATATGTGAGAACAAATTACTAGAATCAAAAGAGTTTAATGAAGTAAGTGACTCAAATCAATTATCTGGGAAGTTTTCAACATCACAACTATTAGAACTGGTAAGAGAAGAGTTTGAATTAGATCAAAATAATGAAGACAATATAGAAAATATTCAAACTAATAAGAGTAAATTAAAACAAGAGAATTCGGCTGTTAAAAATACGAATGGAGTATCTTGTCATATGGATTCCTTGTCCAATGTTGTTAAATCGATAAATAATTTAACAGAAGATGGATCAGAACTAACTGAAAGTACAATGTTGAATAGtgaaaaaataaatgtattaagCAATCGAACAAGTGAAACTATGAATTCATTAGATAATCAAGATCATGAAGGAAATATTATGCTAAAAGAATGTGAGTCAAAAATACCCGTATTCAGAAATAGTTTATCCAATAAACATACACCCAATTTAATAACTAATGGATCACAAGAAATCAAATTTAAACCTTTAAGATCAGCCCGTAAAGGCAGTTTTCATCCACGCGATACTGATTCAAATCCAGATGACTGTTCAGTTCTATCCTGCTCAGACAAGCAAGGACTAATCCATTCTAGAATTCCACAACCTTTATGTTCAATATCTCAtagtaatagcaataataatacaGATCATTCACATAAACAGTTGAATGAAAATGATAGTCAACAATTACCGATATATGAATCGTCGATAAAATCTAATTCCCACAAATATCCATCCAGTAAGCAGTCTATTAATGGTATGTCGAAAACAGAAATTCGAAATGATTCAATTGCGAAGGTTAATACCAATAAAAGTGTAATTAATCGAAATCCATTAAAATCAAGTCGATCTGTTAATAATCGAAAATCTTATCCATTATTAAGTAATGATATGAAATCACTTAGTAACCCGGTGAAAAACGGCACTAATTCT CTATTCTCGAATTCCGTTGCGAAACCGCTGTTACGTTCAAATGGATTAAAAAGTAAAAGACAGAAACTTATTGAAACTAATAACAAATCCCCAAATATCAATACAAATAGTCGACAACAAGAAAGTTTAATAAATGGAAATCTCGCCAAAAGCAATTCAACAACAAAATTCAAGTCTACAAATGACATATCACTGAATTCAATTTCAACTGATGGAAAACAGAAAGATTATTTGAATGTATTCAACCAATCAATAAGTCAACAGTGTAAGTTAATTAACCAAGTCAATTCAACAACCACAAAATTCAAGGAAAGAGATCAGTCAGTACTATCTAACGGActacacaataataataatccttgTGTACcctgtttaaataataaagaacCGATAAATTGTACACAACCATTATGTGAAAACAAACATATTTTAAACAATGTAAGTAATAAttctattactactaataataataataaaatggacATATCTAAAGATTGCataaaacaagaaaaagaaTTACACAATGAATATTTAACTTTGAATGATCAGTCCAATGCAAATCACAATCATGATTCTAGAAATGATGTAAAAAAGCATTTAAATGGTAATATGATGACGACGAAATCAAAATTAACAGGGATTAATGAAATCAACAATTCGAATAATTTACAATctattcaaaataattatacAGACAACACTGGTGTTCATATTCATGATGAGATGACGTTAAATGTgaaagaaaataatgataattatttaacTGCTTCAACACTATCATGTACACAGTCAATGATCAATCCTGTCACAAACACACCGGGAATGTCTAAGACACCAACAATATTGACCGAATCAACAACAAATGGTGGTTTATGCTGTGAGAAAAATAGAAATTCTAAAAAATTTATACAATCCCCTAAAAAATGGTTAACCC CACAAACAAGTCTACagagagaaaacaaacaaacaatataa
- a CDS encoding farnesylated-protein converting enzyme 1 (M48 family): MGLPVVLFVMYGYKMTLFLAVFVFLWCMYIWETYLSIRQRRKIVDTRTVPIELASVMDNDKFQKSRLYAIDRSSFGLVSGFYHMIELSVTLYFSLIPWLWYTVVNHSTILNAYVVDKFGVDMGFDKDSEIKCSVIFFLYVAVFVFFDSLPWTIYSTFVIEARHGFNKQTFGFFIKDQIKSLLISMIIGIPIMSCLVWIIKVGGHYFYLYAFLFTVVVTVFLMFVYPEFIAPLFDRYEPLPDGPLKTKIETLAASIKFPLKKLLVVEGSRRSAHSNAYFYGFGNNKRIVIFDTLIRGFKFPNKNEDLTKQETKNDSEQRGCAVDEEILSVIAHELGHWKLGHTVYNLFIGKANLLMLFVIFGLLMDVDDLFISFGFKSNDTPVILRLFIIFQYIFSPYNTVIDFLMTVLSRKFEFQADAFAAKLGYKHYLKSALVILLKDNLSFPVCDWLYSMFNHSHPPLLERLSAIDKCKSD; this comes from the coding sequence ATGGGTCTGCCTGTTGTGCTATTCGTAATGTATGGATATAAGATGACTTTATTCCTTGCTGTATTTGTGTTTTTGTGGTGCATGTATATTTGGGAAACATACTTGAGTATTCGTCAAAGAAGAAAAATTGTTGACACAAGAACAGTGCCTATTGAACTAGCAAGTGTTATGGATAATGATAAGTTTCAAAAGTCGCGTCTTTATGCGATTGATCGATCAAGCTTTGGTCTGGTCAGTGGGTTTTATCATATGATAGAGCTATCAGTGACCTTGTACTTTTCATTGATACCATGGTTGTGGTATACAGTTGTTAACCACAGCACTATCTTGAATGCCTATGTGGTAGACAAATTTGGTGTCGATATGGGCTTTGATAAAGATAGTGAGATAAAGTGTTCCGTCATTTTTTTCCTGTATGTAGCTGTATTTGTATTTTTCGACTCACTCCCTTGGACGATTTACAGCACATTCGTAATAGAAGCGCGCCATGGGTTTAACAAGCAAACTTTTGGTTTTTTCATTAAAGACCAAATCAAGTCGCTTTTGATTTCGATGATTATTGGCATTCCAATAATGTCTTGTTTAGTTTGGATAATCAAAGTTGGTGGACATTATTTCTATTTGTATGCTTTTTTATTCACAGTCGTGGTCACTGTGTTTCTGATGTTTGTGTATCCAGAGTTCATCGCTCCATTGTTTGATCGTTATGAACCATTACCTGATGGACCTTTAAAAACGAAAATTGAAACATTAGCTGCGTCTATCAAGTTTCCTTTGAAAAAGCTCTTAGTTGTTGAAGGATCAAGACGTTCCGCTCATAGCAATGCATATTTCTATGGCTTTGGTAATAACAAAAGGATTGTAATTTTTGATACACTTATTCGTGGTTTCAAATTTCCAAATAAAAACGAAGATCTAACGAAGCAGGAAACTAAAAATGACTCAGAACAACGAGGCTGTGCAGTTGATGAAGAAATCTTGTCAGTGATCGCTCATGAGTTAGGACATTGGAAACTAGGGCATACAGTTTACAATCTTTTCATCGGGAAGGCAAATCTCTTGATGTTGTTTGTAATATTTGGCCTTCTGATGGATGTGGATGATTTGTTCATTTCTTTTGGTTTTAAAAGTAATGATACACCAGTAATACTGAGACTGTTTATTATCTTTCAGTACATTTTCTCTCCGTATAATACGGTTATTGACTTTCTAATGACAGTTTTGTCTAGGAAATTTGAATTCCAGGCAGATGCCTTTGCTGCTAAATTGGGttataaacattatttaaaatCTGCCTTGGTAATTCTATTAAAAGACAATTTATCATTTCCTGTCTGTGATTGGTTGTATTCAATGTTTAACCATTCTCATCCACCACTTCTTGAGCGTTTGAGTGCAATTGACAAGTGTAAATCTGACTAA